The proteins below come from a single Benincasa hispida cultivar B227 chromosome 4, ASM972705v1, whole genome shotgun sequence genomic window:
- the LOC120075717 gene encoding patatin-like protein 6, translating to MQEPSIDTDKLSYEIFSILESNFLFGYDDQKLWVPKQIPPTVEGKPISDTASTQAHAQQEVSRDASSIRNQRGKVCILSIDGGGMGGILSGKALAYLEQALKTKSGNPDARIADYFDVAAGAGVGGIFTAMLFATKDHNRPMYKAEDTWRFLADQGQRFFRRSNSSSGGGLLGRLLKINRTNSTSSATSALEKAMKEAFTDKGRSLTLKDTLKPVLVPCYDLSTTAPFLFSRADALENDSFNFRLWEVCRATSAEPAVFEPVTLRSVDNQTKCLAIDGGLAMSNPTVAAITHVLHNKQEFPFVRGVEDLLVLSLGTGQPLEARRDYRQVIRWKEKEWIRPMNRISGEASADMVDQAVAMAFGQSRSSNYVRIQALGSSLGEGGPSSSTDSDAGNVKMLIELADEVLKQKNVESVLFGGKRFAEQTNFEMLDWFAGELVLEHQRRGCRIAPTVAFKQATTRESAKERS from the exons ATGCAGGAGCCAAGTATTGATACTGATAAGCTTAGTTATGAAATCTTCTCAATTCTTGAGAGCAATTTTCTCTTCGGCTATGATGATCAGAAGCTATGGGTTCCCAAGCAGATACCTCCCACTGTTGAAGGCAAACCGATATCTGATACAGCAAGTACTCAAGCGCACGCTCAACAAGAAGTAAGTCGTGACGCTTCGTCTATTAGAAACCAGAGAGGCAAGGTCTGCATTCTGAGCATCGATGGCGGAGGTATGGGAGGGATTCTCTCAGGTAAGGCTCTGGCTTACCTCGAACAAGCGCTCAAGACGAAATCGGGAAATCCTGACGCCAGAATCGCTGATTATTTCGACGTTGCTGCCGGAGCCGGCGTTGGAGGCATTTTTACTGCTATGCTTTTCGCAACGAAAGACCATAACCGGCCGATGTATAAGGCAGAGGATACTTGGCGGTTCTTGGCCGATCAAGGCCAGCGGTTCTTCCGCCGGTCGAACTCTAGTTCAGGTGGAGGTTTGTTAGGGCGGTTGCTTAAAATCAATCGTACAAATTCAACCAGTTCAGCCACTTCTGCTTTAGAAAAAGCGATGAAAGAGGCATTCACTGATAAGGGACGAAGTTTAACCCTAAAAGATACTCTGAAACCAGTTCTGGTACCTTGTTACGACCTGTCAACAACGGCGCCATTTTTGTTCTCGAGAGCCGACGCCCTAGAAAATGATAGCTTCAACTTCCGGCTCTGGGAGGTTTGCAGAGCAACATCGGCCGAACCGGCCGTATTTGAACCGGTGACATTGAGGTCTGTCGACAACCAAACCAAATGCCTGGCCATCGACGGCGGTTTGGCGATGAGTAACCCGACGGTGGCCGCAATCACTCATGTACTACACAACAAACAAGAGTTTCCGTTCGTGCGAGGAGTTGAGGACCTTCTGGTTCTGTCCTTAGGAACCGGCCAGCCATTAGAGGCCCGCCGTGATTACCGTCAGGTCATAAGGTGGAAGGAGAAGGAGTGGATTCGGCCCATGAATCGAATCTCTGGTGAAGCCTCAGCCGACATGGTGGACCAGGCCGTCGCCATGGCATTTGGTCAGTCCAGGAGCTCTAATTACGTGAGGATTCAG GCACTTGGCTCGAGCTTAGGCGAGGGTGGACCTAGCTCAAGTACTGATTCTGATGCTGGTAATGTAAAGATGCTAATTGAATTGGCAGATGAGGTTCTCAAGCAGAAGAATGTTGAATCTGTGCTTTTTGGAGGAAAGAGATTTGCAGAGCAAACCAACTTCGAGATGCTGGACTGGTTTGCTGGAGAATTAGTACTTGAACATCAGAGGCGGGGCTGCAGAATTGCTCCCACTGTGGCTTTCAAGCAAGCTACCACCCGGGAAAGTGCCAAGGAACGTTCATAA